One stretch of Streptomyces agglomeratus DNA includes these proteins:
- a CDS encoding SUKH-4 family immunity protein produces the protein MITQEQALAAADRWLNPEGSGERREVKMREFDLGWVVWAAPAPMERDPDTGERRPPAEIGDACGVVDRRTGELTVWPSVPVDEVVRMYRQKHGGDGADARPVTGPGNTSVFTYTDPATGEETTLFRNSGPGLPPSEHQAAAELRRLGVPNENVLAIHTDLRPSLLPGGYTAELLNTYRNASLSCTQTYGARPEARAEGIAGLIQHVETMHQVAGRQPPPRPHRIPVPTHVPPVEPLRDVALGRHLTDVFGTDGVRRYDADDLAASRLPEETQSLLTWAGLPIDLPLFFTADRPDAPPDGGLFTDVATNLRERRSPAGEEKIGALAHLIRIGWDGVAVLAVQCLPGATEPNGLGAVWAIDPVTASARYVNISAGAYVRSLALLATVRERMQGLDPVAAGTAVAELQEQLVAIDATALVNPDGWWSLIVEQMWHGLF, from the coding sequence GTGATCACCCAGGAGCAGGCGCTCGCCGCCGCCGACCGTTGGCTGAACCCCGAAGGCTCGGGGGAACGCCGTGAGGTCAAGATGCGGGAGTTCGACCTGGGCTGGGTCGTGTGGGCCGCGCCCGCGCCGATGGAGCGCGACCCGGATACCGGGGAGCGGCGGCCGCCCGCCGAGATCGGGGACGCGTGCGGAGTGGTGGACCGGCGTACCGGTGAGCTGACGGTGTGGCCGTCGGTGCCGGTCGACGAGGTCGTACGGATGTACCGGCAGAAGCATGGCGGGGACGGAGCCGACGCCCGTCCGGTGACGGGCCCCGGCAACACCTCGGTCTTCACCTACACCGACCCCGCCACCGGCGAGGAAACCACCCTCTTCCGCAACTCCGGCCCCGGCCTCCCGCCCTCCGAGCACCAGGCGGCGGCCGAGCTGAGGCGGCTGGGCGTGCCCAACGAGAACGTGCTCGCGATCCACACCGACCTGCGCCCCAGCCTGCTCCCCGGCGGATACACGGCGGAACTCCTCAACACGTACCGGAACGCCAGCCTTTCCTGCACCCAGACGTACGGCGCCCGCCCCGAGGCCCGTGCCGAGGGCATCGCCGGACTGATCCAGCACGTCGAGACGATGCACCAGGTCGCCGGCCGGCAGCCCCCGCCGCGCCCCCACCGCATCCCCGTCCCCACGCACGTGCCCCCCGTCGAGCCGTTGCGAGACGTGGCCCTCGGTCGCCACCTCACCGACGTCTTCGGCACCGACGGCGTCCGCCGCTACGACGCCGACGACCTCGCTGCGAGCCGGCTCCCCGAGGAGACGCAGTCGCTGCTCACGTGGGCCGGGCTCCCCATCGACCTGCCCCTGTTCTTCACAGCGGACCGGCCCGACGCGCCCCCGGACGGGGGCCTGTTCACCGACGTGGCCACCAATCTGCGGGAGCGCCGCAGCCCGGCCGGTGAGGAGAAGATCGGCGCGCTCGCGCACCTGATCCGCATCGGCTGGGACGGCGTCGCCGTGCTCGCCGTGCAGTGCCTGCCCGGAGCGACGGAGCCCAACGGGCTCGGTGCCGTCTGGGCGATCGACCCGGTCACCGCGTCGGCCCGCTACGTGAACATCTCGGCCGGCGCGTACGTCCGCTCCCTCGCCCTGCTCGCCACCGTCCGGGAGCGGATGCAGGGGCTCGACCCGGTGGCCGCAGGCACCGCGGTGGCGGAGCTGCAGGAGCAGCTGGTGGCCATCGACGCCACGGCGCTGGTGAATCCCGACGGCTGGTGGTCGCTGATCGTCGAGCAGATGTGGCACGGGCTGTTCTGA
- a CDS encoding SMI1/KNR4 family protein, with amino-acid sequence MRGTDTVAALAELMPVAHGVDERVDWGEVEAAWGTRFPSDYVRFMEVYGAGVISDRISILLPALQADGYPYTSGLQEETENARYTWEMCRDEADFDMDPGSIVAWGVTSGADIYCWVTTDDDPDRWPVLICGRHTNPEMQSHPLGMAEFLFKLLGDEAFRQGKVSVVLPDEVSFVNWRNR; translated from the coding sequence ATGCGCGGGACGGACACGGTGGCGGCACTTGCCGAGCTCATGCCGGTGGCTCATGGGGTGGACGAGCGGGTTGACTGGGGCGAGGTCGAGGCGGCCTGGGGGACTCGGTTCCCCTCGGACTACGTCCGTTTCATGGAGGTGTACGGGGCGGGAGTGATCAGCGACAGGATCAGCATCCTGCTGCCGGCTTTGCAGGCAGACGGGTACCCGTACACGTCCGGTCTGCAGGAAGAGACGGAGAACGCCCGTTACACCTGGGAGATGTGCCGCGACGAGGCCGACTTCGACATGGATCCTGGTTCGATCGTGGCGTGGGGTGTGACGTCGGGGGCGGACATCTACTGCTGGGTGACCACGGACGACGACCCGGATCGATGGCCGGTCCTGATCTGCGGGAGACACACCAACCCGGAAATGCAGTCGCACCCCCTTGGGATGGCCGAGTTTCTTTTCAAGCTCTTGGGCGACGAGGCGTTTCGACAGGGGAAGGTCAGCGTGGTCCTGCCGGACGAGGTGTCCTTCGTCAACTGGCGGAACCGCTAG